Genomic segment of Etheostoma spectabile isolate EspeVRDwgs_2016 unplaced genomic scaffold, UIUC_Espe_1.0 scaffold270, whole genome shotgun sequence:
ggggaacatgaaCGGCTTTAGTTTCAGGGCTGACTGCTAAcgtggctaaaaaaaaacatatttttcatgCATTTAAGTCTTCCGGCACATTGTTGATAATTTAGCAACAATGGCTATTCTAAAATATACTTTTCATATATTGCTAACACATGCATGAATAAGTGTTTGTGGTACCTGAACTTCTGATGAATTGTTGTGAATAAGTCCCCTTCcactcttaaccctcatgttgttctcgggtcaaattgacccgttttcctatttaaatgttctttttaattccccaaaataacatgattgattccacccaggGACAAAActaagaaaactaaaaaaaaccaCAGATAAAAagcattgtattttaaatttggacGGGAAGACACACGAGGGTTAAGTGCATCCACGAGTCCTTCACTTGCTCCCCTTCCTCACGTCTTATCCGTCCCACAAGGACGcatgtcctttaattttagtctcaataattcctaatttctgcttttattactcaaacattaggtataatttcctacaaatgaggttaattgaccataaattcccaaaaaagctgtaaaactaaagttagtgttacgtagtgttgaagaTGTCAAAACAAAGCGACaaacatgtggaaaaaaaacatcaaaaaaggacaaaaacttaAGGAAAAGTTACAAATATTGatataaagcatcaacaaaagggttgattttcaattttgacggaaagacaacatgagggttaaaatgcAGGCGGATAAAGTTTCCTGTTGTCTAGGTGATTTTGCTCGACAGACACTGTGGGCAATGTTATAATAAGTAACATGATGTGAAACATTATGCAGAcgaccagaggtgggtagagtagccaaaaattgtactcaagtaaaagtactgttacttcagaataatatgactcaagtaaaagtaaagtagtcatccaaataattacttgagtaaagtaaaaaagtactgatgaaaaaaactactcaagtagtgagtaactgttgagtaatgtctgtttatttcttacacaagcatcaatcatcagacaaaaatacaaaataatcattttaggcaaactatagttcatccaatcaataaataaatttaaattaatttataattacaaaatagcttacttgagagcttgtcacatcaaatttggatggatactgcatgtgtaaaacatacttatgtaacctaaaagacaaacatccacctctccacagcaaaaactacaaccaccgctacgtctcctcaggttagaatgagttgttgaacgctgacatgtcgtttgttttggtagaccctgaacacaccgcataCGTTgtgctgttttctttgctttgtacgactgtaagctaacctgtcccgctgctgaaacaagtacggtcacgtgactgcaaacGAAgggtgattggttaagcacagtcacgttcagcggaagactctctgtcaaaataaaacaacatgagacgtacgcgggggtaaaaacaatgacgcggagtaacgagtaacgagctcattggagcctaatgtagcggagtaagagtacagtttatttttcactaatctactcaagtaaaagtaaaagtatagtgatttaaaactactcctagaagtacaattttttcaaaaacttactcaagtaaatgtaacggagtaaatgtaactcgttactacccacctctgcagaCGACACACACTTGTATATCTCCATTTCTCCGACAGTTTAAAGGATCTTCACACCAGAAGCTATTTAAGCTGCTTCTCCGAATTAAAATGTGCATATGTAAGATATTACTGTGATTATTAAACATCTGCTGCGTAACAAGACATGACACCACTCCCCTGAGCTAAGACAACTTTATTGAGTTTAggcttgaaaacaaaaagaccaACAAGCAACACTCGATACGTCTACAGTAGCTGAAACTATTATTTGGATCAGAGTCGAAGGAAAGACACAGAAGCGAGATAACGTCAGAGCAAAAGAAACAGAAGtagcaaaaaaacatcatggGAAACGAAGCCGTTTACATCTGATTGTCAACATGTCTTGTTATTGCTATTTGCCAAGGTAACATCCCCACCATGTTTAACAAAGTGAGTCATTGGAATATGAAGCAGGAGTTCATACTTTACAGCTCTATTTTTATAAGTAATGTGAGAAACAGTTGCCACGAGATTAGAAAAAGATTTTCATTGTTTGGTTAATGAAAATCCAGCAATCCTGATATGACGTGAAATCATCAACGGCCGTTTTATAGTTTCTACTTTGACCTCGCTGCAAAAAATCAGCTGTTCTCATTTACTGTTTGTACTTAAACCTACGAAAAGTAATGCACACATTAATGTGTATATTACCCACGTACTGTAATCGCAGGGCTGCCTCTAACAGATGTTCGGTGTGGCTCAGTctgtaataatttaatttaataacaataatttatactgtttattgatccccagtggggaaattataaGACTCAGTTTGTTAGTAATCgatacacacaggtctgaaatacacacacatgctcaggacctattcatgctctaatggagagatgtcagagtggggggggctgccagctggactaGCGcactgagcagttggggggggggtacggtgccttgctcaagagcacctggcagcaccaaggaggtgaagtggcatctctccagccaccgatccacactccgtactttggtccgtatgggacttgaaccggttcccaacccaactcccctatgggctgagctactgccccccccagggacctggcctgggaactggttcaaatccccgtgcGGACCAAGTACCCGTGTGGACTGGAAAGGTGCCCCTTCACCCCCAACTGATCAGAGCACTTGTCATggcctcactctgacatctctcccttAGTGCGTGTAtagttgatttttttatataaataaaattgaattgaattatagtTTCTGGGCCTGTGTGTATTAactaacagagtgaaaaaaaaaaaaagtaatttattatttattaataacgTTTATCTttagggtacaagcggccgaaatgggtttcctcaggaggggggctggcgtctcccttagagccTAGGGTGAGAAgccagtcatccgagaggagctcggagtagagccgctgctccttcgcgttgaaaggagcggtgaggtggttcgggctctggtaggatgcctcctggggggtccctagggaggtgtccAGGCAGTCCAACTGGGAGAGGCTCGGGGAAGACCGGACTAggtgagggacgtccagctgggaggaggcctcgggaagacccaggaccaggtggaggatattatctccaacctggccgggaacgcctcgggatcccccagtcgagctggttgatgtggctcgggaaaggaagtttggggcccctactggagctgctgcccccgcgacccgacaccggataagcggtcgaagatggttTATCTTTAGTCAGGTGATGTAATATAAAGAGCTATACGAATGTAAAACCcttttctaaccctaacccggtCGTTTTGGTGCCTGAGCGCTCGTGTTGCAGGGCATTCCAAGGTTAACTTTTCATAAGGTATCATAAGAACCGtcaagtaagtaagtaagtcaaTTAACTGCAACTATTTCGATAATCAATGAAGCGTttgagtactttttttttagtaaaacatTTTCTTCCCGTCATAGTAACTGAATATATTTAGGTTCTGGACATTTGAAGTCGTCATCTTGGGCTGATGACAATTTAATGACATTTCACAGGTCAGATGATTAGTTGGAGCTGTAATTAAAACACcggttagttgcagccctgcaGCGTAATGTGTCGGTCGTTCCCATGTTGAGACAGTCAGATAACAACAGTCAGTTTGCACCAAAGGACATTATAAGGGTATTTCTGGCTAAATATTATATCTTGAATAATCTTTGGCATGCATCTGTATTAAGCGTGACACAAGAAAATAAACTCACAATAATAATCACTAGTGTACAGTAAGTGTACAGCCAATACAGCACTCTGtctacagtacatacaaaaagagaaaatatggaTCCTCGACGGGATCTTTAAATATGTAAACAGGAAATAAGAAACAATGTGTAAAAATACCAGAATCCTACAGGGAGTGTAGATCCGACCAGACTGCAGTTTATGTCCATTTCTTCGTTTGTGTCTGGGAGAATATAAAAGGTAACGAGCACCTTTTCTCCAAACATGTCCAGGTACTGTACAGGCTTGTAAGCACAGGGAGGGATAATGGCCGCGTGATGCTTCTTCATTGTACAGGTTCGGTCAGTCTAGTCCAGTCCAGCTGTGAAGTCCAGGTGTGACGTCCAAGTGCGACGTGGGGCGTCCAGGTGTGACGTCCGGGTGTGACGTCCAGGTGTGACGTCCAGGTGTGACGTCCAAGTGTGACGTCCAGGTGTGACGTCCGGGTGTGACATGTGACGTCCGGGTGCGACGTGTGACGTCCAGGTGTGACGTGGGGCGTCCAGGTGTGACGTGGGGCGTCCAGGTGTGATGTCCAGGTGTGACGTGGGGCGTCCAGGTGTGATGTCCAGGTGTGACGTGTTACGTCCGGGTGTGACGTGGGGCGTCCAGGTGTGACGTCCAGGTGTGACGTGTGACGTCCAGGTGTGACGTCCAGGTGTGACGTGTGACGTACAGGTGTGACGTCCAGGTGTGACGTCCGACGTCCAGACGTGACGTCCAGGTGTGACGTGACGTCCAGGTGTGACGTCCAGGTGTGACGTGTGACGTCCAGGTGTGACATCCAGGTGTGACGCCCAGGTGTGACGTCTTTGGCACGCACATTCACTTTTCAGTACAACAGTCCAGCACGACACATTAACAAATAACTCTGTGTTTCCGATCTTTCTTGACTTTCCATCTTCTGACGTATCAAAGATAAGAGATCAGCGTACCAGAAAAAAAGGTCTACTCGTGTGCATATCGACGTCTATATTCCCTCATTGTGTTGACATGTTGTTGATGAATGggaattttcaaaaacacacaaaaatatgtagTACTGATTGGCACAAAACAGTTTGGATATAATACAGTGACGAAATCTCAAACAGCTGTGCAGCAGCTGGAGCGCtgcaggagggaggaggagagacgtCCCCCTTTTCCTAAACACACATCAGCTTATGTCCCAGTTCAGAGTCCTGGTTCTGGATGAACTGGGAGCTCTGGTCCAGAGTCCAGTCTGAGGGAGGGGGGCTGGGGGGCTGGGGGTCTAGAGCAGCGAGCTGGTGGGGCTGCCGGGCAGGGGGGGGCTGTGGCTGTGGGAGGNNNNNNNNNNCACCGGCAGCAGGTCGTAGTGGCTCGGGATGTGGCTGTTCCTGGGCAGGTCGTACGGGTTCTGGGGGTAACCGGGGACCGCcgcacccccccctccctgcaGGATACTGATGGATGGTTCTGGGAGGGATTCAGGTAGAAATTATTAGTTCATTCATCAgttttcaacatttcttttaaagtgcttcataatttagttatttttagttaagtaaaaacatcaaacaccatTCTCAAACGGGAggatttgcatttgtttttttcaatcattGTTTTGTATACTTTtttgattgttcttttttactttttggggttttattttcaacagttttttctgtCTATAAAAAAGGtgccattttaaattaaattagtaaTCAGAagcagaaatactttattgatccccgaagggaaactctgtgttgcagttgcacaaatagtagaaataaaaacaaagaaatataaggagtgtggatgtttacatagttaaaggaatattatgatacagcatttatataattaacataattaaggtgttgcaatggtgaaaagtaataataattataataataataataataatggtagcagttgagtattgcacacattgcacactgtgttattgcacaaaacagataatattatCCAGTTTTAACGtctcttattgttattatcttATTAGCAGGGGTTAGATCTGGCCCGGGCTGTCCCATTTGCCTACACCCCGTGTATATGTCCTTAGGGGACGCTTTATAACaatgtgtatacagtattttgAAACTTTTGTCGGCCTTATTAATTAAAACGATAATGTGAGTCGTCGCTGTAGAGAATAAAGTCCTAAATACGGGGGTGTAAGAACTTGGGCTGCAGCTGTCGCTTCTTTAAGTAATCAAGTATTCTACCGATTATTCCCTAAATTAATCAAGTAATCGGATTATGACCATCTTAAATTTACACTAGAACATGATATGCAGTGTATTAGCTTCCTGGATGTGTAAGTCTATAAAGGGGTGGGGGGGNNNNNNNNNNcaaataaaaacagatctaCAACCATCTGTTCCCTTCCTCTACGATGTCCCCCTTTGTCCCAGCCTCCATCAGACCTAGTCTCCCTCCCCCCCAGGGGTTTTAAGTCTCTTTTAGTAATTTAATATTcagcatttatttattctctGGTATGATTAATTCGGGCTATGTATTGCtgtatgttgtgtttgagtgtgcGTGACCATAAAACGAAGCTCCCGCACGggaaaataaagttgttttgatttgatttgatcaataaaattgaatcagattgtttttttttaatttctagaTACATTACAGGTTgtccaatttttttcttttatttgtgctTGACTAAACttgcgctttgagtagtcattaagactagaaaagcgttatatatatatatatatatatatatatatataaaatacagcacattcacATTTAAACTTGGCACCCTCTATTTCTACTTTTATCTGTCCAGATGTTTGTCATTTACACATTAGGACGGAAAACAATAGAAGTTAAAAAGcagcaatgttttgtttttccaggaTCTCAGCAGGGCCGTGCTAACGTGGATCTGGCCGTGAGCGTACCCATGTCGTAGACGTTCTTGGCGGGGGCGGACGTGGTGGTCGTCGTGGTGATGATGGCGGCGGAGCAGCAGTGTGCCATGTGCTCGTGGTGAGCGGGCGACTTCATCTCCACGTAGCTGCTCTCCGAGTGTTTGCAGGCGGCGGGCGCGTCGTTGATGGTGGCGTACGGGTTCTCGCTGTTGATGGAGCAGGTGCTGGACAGGGAGCCCTTCATGTAGTCTGAAAGATCAAAACCACATCCATCCTTTATTGGACCCTGTGTGTGGAGAACAAACACTCTGCGACTGGTGTGGGAGTGTAGACTATTCACAGGAAATCAGAGCATGTCGGCTGCTCTCAACTGTCATTGGAGGTTTGTTGGTGATTTCCACACTGCGCTCTGTAGCAAACTGTTAGAAACTGGCTCTCAAAACCTCGGACTTcctcttttcacattttaaagctttagggCCATTTATTATAAACCAGAAGCAAGTGTCTTTACTGTTTTAAGACCGTCCAGCACCCACGTTGTTTATATAGAAAAAGGCAACTGTGCCAatctgtgcgcccatgggcgtgctgtattctgcaccaaggcatACTTTTGGGaaagaagacttcagatacagtattaggggaccactaaggtctatataagagactatcagatacgtattaggtaccactaggtctatataaaagagacttcagatacagtattaggggaccactaaggtctataaaagagacttcagatccagattagggacactaaggtctatataagagacttcagatacagtattaggccactaaggtctatataaaagagacttcagatacgtattagggaccactaggtctataagagaattcagatacagtattaggggaccactaaggtctattaaaagagactccagatcacgtattggggaccactaaggtctatataaaagacttcaatacagtattaggggaccactaaggtctatataaaagagacttcagatacagtattagggaccactaaggtctattaaaagagacttcagatacagtattaggaccactaaggtctatataaaaggagacttcagatacattattagggaccactaagttctatataaaagagacttcagatacagtattaggggaccataggtctatataaagagacttcagatacagtataggggaccctaggtctatataaagagacttcagatacagtattagggaccactaaggtctatataaaagaacttcagatacagtattaggggaccattaaggtctatataaagagacttcagatacagtataggggaccactacggtctatataaaagagacttcagatacgtattagggaccactaaggtctatataaaggactcagatccagtattaggacactaagtctatataaagaacttcagtacagtattagggaccactaaggtctatataaaagacttcagatcacagattagggaccactaaggtctattaaaagagacttcagatacagtattagggacctaaaggtcttataaagagacttcagatacagctagggacccactaaggtctctataaaagacttcacgataccgtattagggaccactaaggtctatataaaagcatccaaagcaccatgtcatgggacctttaaaatctGGACAGTAGTAGTAGATGGATTCAACacagttaaaatgctgacagctaaacagtgtaaagtctgtatttcactgtagaggtATAGTGCATTtattggggactattttcagtggCGGATTAATCCATATTTGGTGCTCTATGAGCATTTGTGGCAGCAGGATGGTGAGTGGGTGGGACTGAGTCAGgataaactacagtgtgtgtgtgtgtgtccataatgatgaaggaacatgtcagccggtgcaacagtgtggctcactgAAGTGTATcatggcacagaggaagaagatgtCAATGGCTACTGATGAATTGAGTGTTGGTTTTTGGTCTTTTCGTGGGATTTGTGGTGAAAAAAaaccatttaaaatataataagaaacATCGTTGCGTCGCTGAACAACAAAGGTTACAATGCAAGAACAACATCGACATTCAAAAGCAGTtcaggttaaaaacaaaacagctgcagctgaaGGAAAAACATCAAGGTGAGAGGAAAACAGAATGCAGTTATTGTGAGGGAGAGACTCCCTCGGGTGAGTTTTGGGagtgattgggggggggggtggggtcaAAGCAGGAGGAAGAGCCCGGCGAGAGGGGGAacacacagaggagaggagTCGGTTCGTCCTGCAGAGAGACAAAACACCTGTCAGCCTGGTGGGTGCATAGCAACACCATCACATCATTTCATCGTTACATTGGAGGACATTGAGGTACAGgcgtggaggggggggggggggggggggggggggggttgtttcaTGCTGcacctttctctctcacactaGGGGTTGGTATCATTGGGATTTTTACACTTACAAACCGGTACTTTTAAAAAACGATTCAGATTAGAATGAAAAATGACATCAGAGAAAGGCTCTTTTatagagtttttgtttttatttttattgaaaattgtttaaatttaaCACTATATTAACGTTTTAAAGGACTTAAATACATAATAAGTAAACCTAAGCCACCTAACGCACAACTACAATAATTTCACAATGAATAAAAGTTACAATATTAACAAgtaacaacaaaagaaatgctgAGTTGGTATGGTAACCAGAGCCCAGAGGGAAAATAAGGCATTTTAAAACGAGCCTACAATTACAGAAGCTAGCCGACGGTAGACTGCAGGGAAAGTGGGATATTTATGCGTCAGGTTCAACGGAAAAGAAACGGAAAGAAATAAGGAAACGAAATTTGCGTTCTAACCCGGTCCGATTCCTATAGAGTTCTATAGTGGATccgggtttcggtacccaaccctactaaTGGTTAATAATAGTTACGGGAGGGATGACTTCAGGTGAACAGACAGTAGACTGgagtatttcagtttttttttttttttttttttttggtaaagcTGATTAATGAGGAAGAAGAACAGCCGAGGGAGAGGCAGTGATTGGCTGAGGGAACTGTTCCAGGGAGAGGATTGGCCGTCCGGCTGTACCTCTGTAGCGCGGCTCCACGTGGTAGCTGTAGCGCCGGTCGATGCAgtacacacctgcacacacgCCAGAGGGCAAAGGTCAAAACAAACGAGAAGAAAAGGTAAGCGACTGGTTTAATATACTCTTGAATGCTACTGGCAGCGGTCGCCCGCCACGCGTGATACGACACCGGGAGCATCTCAGAGGGGGGGCGTCTGGCCTGTCTGACTCaaagattgtggttttggtCATTTTCCCTAGATATTTGTGCTTCTACAAAACAATAAGTAGTCTACACAGTTGAATGGTTTCCCCAATTTAGTCCAGGTATGAACGACAGATCAAAGATCTGTGGCTGTGCTTCagtttgaagctgtggtggagcgGAGGTCTCTGAACCAACTGGTATCTATCATGGATagattatttaagcatttgcacatttttgttttcccatcctgtatatattcaagtatttgttcttttattttattcctattNNNNNNNNNNcatgtatattgtatgtatgtatattttatcctagtatctcattaatatttatattctgtgttgtgttgactgatgtacgtgtgctgctgtaacaccgtaatttcccatttttcttgggtcAATaaatatccatctatctatctatctactatctctctactatcatctatctatgCTATCTAGTCTATCGCCATAGCTATCCTATCTAtccttctatctatctatctatctatcttatctatctctattatctatcatctatctatctactatctatctatctctcctatctatctatctatctctatctatctatctccatatctatctatctaatctccATATCAtca
This window contains:
- the LOC116685793 gene encoding multiple epidermal growth factor-like domains protein 11 (The sequence of the model RefSeq protein was modified relative to this genomic sequence to represent the inferred CDS: added 109 bases not found in genome assembly), whose translation is MKGSLSSTCSINSENPYATINDAPAACKHSESSYVEMKSPAHHEHMAHCCSAAIITTTTTTSAPAKNVYDMEPSISILQGGGGAAVPGYPQNPYDLPRNSHIPSHYDLLPVRPSPPHSHSPPPPRPPPPPPPTPPPPPPPPPPPRPP